From a single Larus michahellis chromosome 18, bLarMic1.1, whole genome shotgun sequence genomic region:
- the SPOP gene encoding speckle-type POZ protein: MSRVPSPPPPAEMSSGPVAESWCYTQIKVVKFSYMWTINNFSFCREEMGEVIKSSTFSSGANDKLKWCLRVNPKGLDEESKDYLSLYLLLVSCPKSEVRAKFKFSILNAKGEETKAMESQRAYRFVQGKDWGFKKFIRRDFLLDEANGLLPDDKLTLFCEVSVVQDSVNISGQNTMNMVKVPECRLADELGGLWENSRFTDCCLCVAGQEFQAHKAILAARSPVFSAMFEHEMEESKKNRVEINDVEPEVFKEMMCFIYTGKAPNLDKMADDLLAAADKYALERLKVMCEDALCSNLSVENAAEILILADLHSADQLKTQAVDFINYHASDVMETSGWKSMVVSHPHLVAEAYRSLASAQCPFLGPPRKRLKQS; the protein is encoded by the exons ATGTCAAGGGTGCCGAGTCCTCCTCCTCCGGCAGAAATGTCGAGTGGACCTGTAGCAGAGAGCTGGTGCTACACTCAG ATCAAGGTGGTGAAGTTTTCCTACATGTGGACCATAAACAACTTTAGCTTCTGCCGAGAAGAAATGGGTGAGGTCATCAAAAGCTCAACCTTTTCGTCTGGAGCCAATGATAAACTCAAATG GTGTTTACGTGTGAACCCTAAAGGCTTGGATGAAGAAAGTAAAGATTATCTCTCCCTCTATCTGTTGCTGGTGAGCTGTCCAAAAAGTGAAGTTCGAGCAAAGTTCAAATTCTCCATCCTGAATGCTAAAGGAGAAGAAACGAAAGCAATGG AGAGCCAGCGAGCGTATCGATTTGTACAAGGCAAGGACTGGGGATTCAAAAAATTTATTAGAAGAGACTTTCTTTTGGATGAGGCCAACGGACTTCTTCCAGATGACAAACTCACTCTCTTCTGTGAG gTGAGTGTGGTACAGGACTCTGTCAATATCTCCGGACAGAACACGATGAACATGGTGAAGGTACCAGAGTGTCGCTTGGCGGATGAGCTGGGAGGACTCTGGGAGAATTCCCGCTTCACGGACTGCTGTCTGTGTGTGGCAGGCCAGGAGTTCCAGGCTCACAAAGCCATACTAGCAG CGCGTTCCCCGGTTTTCAGCGCCATGTTTGAGCATGAGATGGAAGAGAGTAAAAAG AACCGGGTTGAAATCAATGATGTGGAGCCTGAAGTTTTTAAGGAAATGATGTGCTTTATTTACACGGGGAAGGCACCAAATCTTGACAAAATGGCTGATGACTTGCTGGCAGCTGCTGACAAG TACGCTCTAGAACGTCTGAAGGTGATGTGTGAGGATGCGCTGTGCAGTAACCTGTCTGTGGAAAATGCTGCCGAGATCCTCATCCTGGCTGACCTACATAGTGCTGATCAACTCAAAACTCAAGCAGTGGACTTCATTAACTA TCATGCTTCTGACGTCATGGAGACATCGGGCTGGAAGTCTATGGTAGTATCGCATCCCCACTTGGTGGCTGAGGCATATCGCTCTTTGGCCTCTGCACAGTGTCCCTTTCTGGGACCCCCACGTAAGCGACTGAAGCAATCCTAA
- the NXPH3 gene encoding neurexophilin-3 — translation MHLPRSCVVLLIQGSISLLVICGQEEPGTGAEQREPKTQERAQVQKTRGLLSPKSLLTPTLLQNMTLLELVSSSQELWDILDNLSERDHAPHPRGQRDLGPPSGKLKKIFGWGDFYSNIKTVKLNLLITGKVVDHGNGTVNVFFRHNSTGQGNISVSLVPPTKAVEFDLEQQIFIEAKESKIFNCRVEYEKVDRAKKTTLCTYDPSKTCYHEHTQSHVSWVCSKPFKVICIYITFYSIDYRLVQKVCPDYNYHSDVPYYPSG, via the exons ATGCATCTCCCTCGGAGCTGCGTCGTCCTCCTCATCCAggggagcatctctctgctg GTGATCTGTGGCCAAGAAGAACCAGGGACAGGCGCAGAGCAACGTGAACCCAAGACCCAGGAGAGAGCTCAAGTGCAGAAGACGAGAGGGCTGCTCTCTCCAAAGTCCCTGTTAACTCCAACCTTACTGCAGAACATGACCCTCCTGGAGCTGGTGAGCAGCTCGCAGGAGTTATGGGATATCCTGGACAACCTGTCCGAGCGGGACCACGCTCCACACCCCAGAGGACAGAGGGATTTGGGGCCACCTTCAGGCaagcttaaaaaaatttttgGCTGGGGAGATTTCTATTCCAATATCAAGACAGTGAAGTTGAACCTCCTGATCACCGGGAAGGTGGTTGATCACGGCAACGGCACAGTCAACGTCTTCTTCCGACACAACTCAACTGGGCAAGGGAACATCTCCGTCAGCCTCGTCCCCCCCACCAAGGCAGTGGAGTTCGACCTGGAGCAACAGATCTTCATCGAGGCCAAAGAATCCAAAATCTTCAACTGCCGCGTGGAGTACGAGAAAGTGGATCGTGCCAAGAAGACCACGCTCTGCACTTATGATCCCTCTAAGACCTGCTACCACGAGCACACCCAAAGTCACGTCTCCTGGGTCTGCTCGAAGCCCTTCAAAGTCATCTGCATCTACATCACCTTCTACAGCATAGACTACAGGCTGGTGCAGAAAGTGTGTCCTGACTACAACTACCACAGCGACGTACCCTACTACCCCTCGGGATGA